A genomic window from Rhizobium sp. EC-SD404 includes:
- a CDS encoding CopG family ribbon-helix-helix protein, with translation MSDETSMLSIRLPNDLRDEIDRVARQQHRSRSFVVKEAINAYVEEQRAYYAAIDEALAEADRGDVVDGAPVVNWLQSWGTQTEGDLPDGEQSDRPR, from the coding sequence ATGTCGGACGAGACTTCGATGCTCTCGATCAGGTTGCCCAACGATCTGCGCGACGAAATCGACCGCGTTGCAAGGCAACAGCACCGATCGCGCTCCTTCGTCGTGAAGGAGGCGATCAACGCCTATGTCGAGGAACAAAGGGCATATTACGCGGCTATCGATGAAGCTCTTGCCGAAGCCGATCGAGGCGACGTTGTGGATGGTGCCCCTGTCGTCAACTGGCTTCAAAGCTGGGGAACCCAGACGGAGGGTGATTTGCCCGACGGCGAGCAATCAGATCGACCCCGCTAG
- a CDS encoding DUF1244 domain-containing protein, with the protein MHQTSPEQKLSAEQRTELEAAAFRRLVSHLRERTDVQNIDMMNLAGFCRNCLSNWYRDAAEADGIALTKDESREIVYGMPYDAWRERYQTEATDAQKASFATKATHG; encoded by the coding sequence ATGCACCAGACATCGCCCGAACAGAAGCTCAGCGCCGAGCAGCGCACCGAACTGGAGGCGGCCGCCTTTCGCCGGCTCGTCTCGCACCTGCGCGAACGCACCGACGTGCAAAACATCGACATGATGAATCTCGCGGGCTTTTGCCGGAACTGCCTTTCCAACTGGTACCGGGACGCGGCCGAGGCGGATGGCATCGCGCTCACCAAGGACGAATCACGCGAGATCGTCTACGGCATGCCCTATGACGCGTGGCGGGAGCGCTACCAGACGGAGGCGACCGACGCGCAAAAGGCTTCATTCGCCACCAAGGCGACCCATGGCTGA
- a CDS encoding DUF3445 domain-containing protein gives MINHAPAHTPYDGSAEPFTIGLRQLDPADWIEVDDRLASYLAEKDRLESEHPSRVFMETPQSRHAQNEVLAMLMAYLPSSFPHVYRLDGNRMGVGVDRVVDLADTSVPPLKRASRLVQEDLVTMEKVDDAWRLTAASLSFPSSWSLASKFNRSMDEIHAPVPGFQAGTRNAELIVRMFDNLRVERPVWRLNWSIYGDDQLHHPRSQPYDGAPFVDPLAAFIRVERQTLRKLPETGGIVFTIRIYVDPLAALQRHGDRPRLAAGLRRQLQSLQETELDYKGLRLRRDELVNALQQLETVEG, from the coding sequence GTGATCAACCACGCTCCCGCCCACACCCCCTATGACGGGTCCGCCGAGCCCTTCACGATCGGCTTGCGCCAACTCGATCCCGCCGACTGGATCGAAGTCGATGATCGGCTCGCTTCCTATCTCGCTGAGAAAGATCGGCTCGAAAGCGAGCACCCGTCCCGCGTGTTCATGGAGACGCCGCAGTCCCGGCACGCTCAAAACGAAGTTCTGGCGATGCTTATGGCGTATCTGCCCAGCAGTTTCCCGCATGTCTATCGCCTCGACGGCAATCGGATGGGCGTCGGCGTCGATCGCGTCGTCGATCTTGCCGACACATCCGTGCCGCCATTGAAGCGGGCTTCACGGCTTGTGCAGGAAGACCTTGTCACTATGGAAAAGGTCGATGATGCGTGGCGGTTGACGGCCGCATCGCTTTCATTTCCTTCGTCATGGTCCCTCGCCTCGAAATTCAATCGGTCGATGGACGAGATCCATGCGCCGGTTCCCGGGTTTCAAGCCGGGACGCGCAATGCAGAACTCATCGTCCGGATGTTCGACAATCTTCGGGTAGAGCGTCCCGTCTGGCGCCTGAACTGGTCTATCTACGGCGACGACCAGCTGCATCATCCCCGCTCGCAGCCCTATGATGGGGCGCCGTTCGTCGATCCGCTCGCGGCATTCATTCGGGTGGAGCGGCAGACGCTGCGCAAGTTGCCCGAGACCGGCGGCATCGTTTTCACCATTCGCATCTACGTCGATCCGCTCGCAGCGCTGCAACGACACGGCGATCGCCCTCGTCTCGCTGCGGGGCTGCGCCGTCAACTTCAGTCGCTGCAGGAGACCGAGCTCGACTACAAAGGCCTTCGGTTGCGGCGCGACGAACTCGTCAACGCGCTCCAACAGCTGGAGACGGTCGAGGGGTAA
- a CDS encoding M3 family oligoendopeptidase, with amino-acid sequence MTNVVAKQVSRATEAAAARRPAADLGALPTWQLADLYPSPDSDALKADVAQGLADAQAFAARWKGKLGEAAGKDGDEGLGAAIAAFEAIEERLGRIISYAGLLYFSDTSNPANAKFYGDMQAKLTDAGSHLLFFSLELNAIDDAQVDAAMDRDRLTGHYRPWIVDLRQDKPYQLEERIEQLFHEKAMTAAGAWNRLFDETMSALRFTVDGEDMSLEPTLNLLQDHDRAKREAAAKALAETLGANLRTFSLITNTLAKDKEISDRWRGFEDIADQRHLANRVERDVVDALVEAVRRAYPRLSHRYYAMKAKWLGMEQMEFWDRNAPLPDTPQAAIGWSEARDTVLSAYAGFAPEMAEIAQRFFDQNWIDAEVRPGKAPGAFAHPTVPSVHPYVLVNYMGKPRDVMTLAHELGHGVHQVLAGRQGALMASTPLTLAETASVFGEMLTFRALLDKVKDKRERKAMLAQKVEDMINTVVRQIAFYEFERKVHAARREGELTAEQLGELWLSVQSESLGPAIRISEGYETYWAYIPHFIHSPFYVYAYAFGDCLVNSLYAVYQNAESGFQEKYFEMLKAGGTKHHSELLAPFGLDASDPAFWDKGLSMIEGLIDEIEALEREEQAL; translated from the coding sequence ATGACGAATGTCGTGGCGAAACAAGTGTCTAGAGCGACCGAAGCGGCAGCGGCGCGACGTCCTGCAGCCGATCTCGGCGCATTGCCGACCTGGCAGCTTGCGGATCTTTATCCAAGCCCGGACAGCGACGCCCTCAAAGCCGATGTCGCTCAAGGGCTTGCCGATGCGCAAGCCTTTGCCGCGCGCTGGAAAGGCAAACTCGGCGAGGCAGCCGGCAAAGACGGCGACGAGGGTCTCGGCGCGGCGATCGCCGCCTTCGAGGCAATCGAAGAGCGGTTGGGGCGCATCATCTCCTATGCGGGGCTTTTGTATTTTTCCGACACCAGCAACCCGGCGAACGCGAAGTTTTACGGCGACATGCAGGCGAAGCTGACCGATGCCGGTTCGCATCTCCTCTTCTTTTCGCTGGAACTGAATGCCATCGACGATGCGCAGGTCGATGCGGCCATGGATCGGGACCGGCTGACGGGTCACTACCGCCCCTGGATCGTCGATCTGCGGCAGGACAAGCCTTACCAGCTGGAAGAACGCATCGAGCAGCTGTTCCACGAGAAGGCGATGACGGCCGCCGGCGCCTGGAACCGGTTGTTCGACGAAACAATGTCGGCGCTGCGGTTCACGGTCGATGGCGAGGACATGAGCCTCGAGCCGACGCTCAACCTTCTGCAGGACCATGATCGGGCGAAGCGCGAAGCGGCGGCCAAGGCGCTTGCCGAGACCCTCGGCGCCAATCTCCGGACGTTTTCGCTGATCACCAACACGTTGGCGAAGGACAAGGAAATCTCTGACCGCTGGCGCGGTTTCGAGGACATCGCCGACCAGCGCCATCTCGCCAATCGCGTCGAACGCGACGTGGTGGACGCGCTCGTGGAAGCCGTCCGGCGTGCCTATCCCAGGCTTTCGCACCGCTATTACGCCATGAAAGCGAAATGGCTCGGCATGGAGCAGATGGAGTTCTGGGACCGCAATGCGCCGCTGCCGGATACGCCGCAGGCGGCCATCGGCTGGTCGGAAGCGCGCGATACCGTACTCTCGGCTTATGCGGGCTTCGCGCCCGAGATGGCGGAGATTGCCCAACGCTTCTTCGACCAGAACTGGATCGATGCGGAAGTGCGGCCGGGCAAGGCGCCGGGCGCATTCGCTCACCCAACCGTCCCATCCGTTCACCCCTACGTGCTGGTGAATTACATGGGCAAGCCGCGCGACGTGATGACGCTTGCCCACGAACTCGGTCATGGCGTGCACCAGGTGCTGGCTGGTCGGCAGGGCGCGCTGATGGCCTCGACGCCGCTGACGCTTGCCGAAACCGCATCGGTCTTCGGCGAAATGCTGACCTTCCGCGCGCTTCTCGACAAGGTGAAGGACAAGCGCGAACGCAAGGCGATGCTCGCCCAGAAGGTGGAGGACATGATCAACACGGTCGTGCGCCAGATCGCCTTCTACGAGTTCGAGCGCAAGGTTCACGCTGCGCGCCGCGAAGGGGAGCTGACGGCCGAGCAACTTGGCGAATTGTGGCTATCGGTGCAAAGCGAAAGCCTGGGACCGGCGATCCGGATTTCAGAAGGCTACGAGACCTACTGGGCCTACATCCCGCACTTCATCCATTCGCCCTTCTACGTCTACGCCTACGCGTTCGGCGATTGCCTCGTGAACTCGCTTTACGCTGTCTACCAGAATGCGGAATCAGGCTTTCAGGAGAAGTATTTCGAGATGCTCAAGGCAGGCGGCACGAAGCATCACTCCGAGCTTCTGGCCCCCTTCGGCCTCGATGCGTCCGACCCCGCCTTCTGGGACAAGGGCCTGTCGATGATCGAAGGGTTGATCGACGAGATCGAGGCGCTGGAGCGGGAAGAGCAAGCGCTTTGA
- a CDS encoding DUF882 domain-containing protein has protein sequence MSFATAEASAQTRSLKIHFTHTKERAEIVFKRNGRYDQAGLNQLNNILRDWRRNEPTKMDPRLFDLMWEVYQASGSRDYIHVVSAYRSPNTNNMLRSRSSGVAKNSQHTLGKAMDFFLPDVPVKRIREIGMRFQVGGVGFYPNSGSPFIHLDVGSVRAWPRMSRQELIALFPDGKTIHLPPDGRKLAGYDQALADYQRRVGASEIAVAGGGSRNSDGAGGGGGRRNLIAMLFGNNGDEDEDAEAIAAPTQAAAPQRGAPPAAVPQQAAAPQTQIASVAPIRAPVPVARPVIEAVAQPQMAALAPAPAVPVPAAPVPAAPPAGMSMANATLPANGANTPPAAIPQAAAVEPPSPTEAPAMPEVREFADLSGMSVPVPEFVDRSGISVFAANDAPAFDGQEVTDILMAEATPETSNATPNEASSSALQTALVPAPVARPEIAAIAAATGQGTVAAATGAAASAAAPAAEAVAEIPAPIAAPDEIRVASLTPSPRAASDASTGSSASSGNDTATGEPESLANRMAASLGATPLKGSRPTEREATGTSKRAIRTEPKLTDTMVSSWALDHTRLASVSQPVKSPRFVDKQLRAAPEVVYTTGFSAETVEANRFTGAAVNFLSVARFQAQQ, from the coding sequence ATGTCGTTCGCCACAGCCGAAGCGTCTGCGCAGACGCGCAGCCTCAAAATCCATTTCACCCATACGAAAGAGCGCGCTGAGATCGTGTTCAAGCGCAATGGGCGTTACGATCAGGCCGGCCTGAACCAGCTGAACAACATCCTGCGTGATTGGCGCCGCAACGAGCCGACCAAGATGGACCCGCGTCTGTTCGACCTGATGTGGGAAGTCTACCAGGCCTCGGGATCGCGCGACTACATCCACGTGGTTTCGGCTTACCGTTCACCCAACACCAACAACATGCTCCGTTCGCGCTCCTCAGGTGTTGCGAAAAACAGCCAGCATACGCTCGGCAAAGCCATGGATTTCTTCCTGCCGGACGTTCCGGTCAAACGGATCCGCGAAATCGGCATGCGCTTTCAGGTCGGCGGCGTTGGCTTTTACCCGAATTCGGGTTCTCCCTTCATTCATTTGGACGTTGGCAGTGTTCGTGCCTGGCCGCGTATGAGCCGTCAGGAACTCATCGCGCTGTTCCCGGATGGCAAGACGATCCACCTGCCGCCGGATGGCCGCAAGCTGGCCGGTTACGACCAGGCACTCGCCGATTACCAGCGTCGCGTCGGCGCCTCGGAAATTGCAGTTGCTGGTGGCGGTTCGCGCAACAGCGACGGTGCTGGGGGTGGCGGTGGTCGCCGCAACCTGATCGCCATGCTTTTCGGCAACAATGGCGACGAAGACGAAGATGCGGAAGCAATCGCGGCTCCGACGCAAGCTGCTGCGCCGCAGCGCGGTGCACCGCCGGCCGCCGTGCCGCAGCAGGCAGCAGCCCCGCAGACGCAGATCGCAAGCGTTGCTCCGATCCGTGCGCCTGTGCCGGTTGCCCGTCCCGTGATCGAGGCCGTTGCACAGCCCCAGATGGCTGCGCTTGCACCGGCTCCGGCAGTTCCCGTTCCTGCAGCGCCTGTTCCAGCCGCGCCGCCAGCTGGCATGAGCATGGCGAACGCCACCTTGCCGGCCAATGGCGCCAACACGCCGCCGGCCGCAATCCCGCAGGCAGCTGCAGTCGAACCGCCGTCGCCGACGGAAGCACCGGCAATGCCTGAGGTTCGTGAATTCGCCGATCTCTCCGGCATGTCCGTGCCGGTTCCGGAATTCGTCGATCGCTCCGGCATCTCGGTCTTTGCCGCCAACGACGCGCCTGCCTTCGATGGCCAGGAAGTCACCGACATCCTGATGGCCGAGGCGACCCCTGAGACGTCGAATGCGACGCCGAACGAGGCATCGTCGTCCGCACTTCAGACCGCTCTGGTGCCGGCACCGGTCGCACGTCCGGAGATCGCGGCTATCGCTGCCGCCACCGGGCAGGGCACCGTCGCCGCTGCAACTGGTGCAGCTGCCTCGGCAGCAGCGCCCGCGGCCGAAGCCGTCGCCGAAATCCCGGCGCCGATCGCAGCTCCCGACGAGATCCGGGTCGCTTCGCTCACGCCTTCGCCACGGGCGGCAAGCGACGCATCCACCGGTTCCAGCGCGTCGAGCGGCAACGATACCGCCACGGGCGAGCCCGAAAGCCTCGCCAACCGCATGGCCGCATCGCTGGGCGCAACGCCGCTCAAGGGATCGCGTCCGACGGAGCGCGAAGCAACCGGCACGTCCAAGCGGGCGATCCGTACCGAGCCGAAGCTCACCGATACGATGGTATCGAGCTGGGCGCTGGACCACACCCGCCTCGCCAGCGTTTCGCAGCCGGTCAAGTCGCCGCGCTTCGTTGACAAGCAGCTGCGTGCCGCCCCCGAAGTCGTCTACACCACCGGGTTCTCGGCCGAGACCGTCGAGGCCAATCGCTTCACCGGTGCCGCCGTGAACTTCCTGAGCGTCGCGCGCTTCCAAGCGCAGCAGTAA
- a CDS encoding sigma-54 dependent transcriptional regulator: protein MDQTASPNVLVVDDDPVQRRLLKAAVEHMGGNAFMAEDGDIALEFLTTTRDPIAIVVLDLKMPRMDGLEVMRRMTQSGIEVPVIVQTGHGGIETVVEAMRAGAFDFVVKPVAPERLAVSIRNALKVDQSEERHAGFRMDPGTGMVSASPAMERVMHLAQRAAASLIPVVIEGESGVGKEKIARTIQRASDRRYKPFVTVNCGAIPDKLVESVLFGHERGAFTGATEKHRGKFMEANGGTLFLDEIGDLSPDIQVKLLRAVQDGEIETVGARQSAKVDVRLISATNKNLIEEVKAGRFREDLYYRLNVFPITVPPLRNRKEDVPMLVRSFADRFGREHGLRGPVSISPEVLAMLTAYDWPGNVRQLENAVFRAVVLCDDGLLTPDLFPQIAAQLPGYDVREAGAGQRVAVSDAPSLSMPDVPLQRGFAESQQRIASGLSLADLGGTAKTGSVARGTINSIGDDGELRTLNEVEEEVIRFALQFYSGQMSEVARRLGIGRSTLYRKIKDYGIDAGRAIEVEA from the coding sequence ATGGACCAGACAGCAAGCCCCAATGTCCTCGTCGTCGACGATGATCCCGTCCAGCGGCGCCTTTTGAAGGCCGCCGTCGAACATATGGGCGGCAACGCCTTCATGGCCGAGGATGGCGACATCGCGCTGGAGTTCCTGACGACGACGCGCGATCCGATCGCCATCGTCGTTTTGGATCTCAAAATGCCGCGCATGGATGGGTTGGAGGTCATGCGGCGCATGACGCAATCCGGCATAGAGGTGCCGGTGATCGTGCAGACCGGCCATGGCGGCATCGAAACGGTCGTCGAAGCCATGCGGGCAGGGGCCTTCGATTTCGTGGTCAAGCCGGTGGCACCTGAGCGTCTGGCGGTTTCGATCCGCAACGCGCTCAAGGTCGACCAAAGCGAGGAGCGCCATGCGGGCTTCCGCATGGATCCCGGTACTGGAATGGTCTCGGCAAGCCCTGCAATGGAGCGGGTCATGCACCTGGCGCAGCGGGCCGCTGCATCGTTGATCCCGGTCGTCATCGAAGGCGAATCGGGTGTCGGCAAGGAAAAGATCGCCCGCACCATCCAGCGCGCCAGCGATCGTCGCTACAAGCCCTTCGTCACCGTCAATTGCGGGGCCATTCCCGACAAGTTGGTGGAAAGCGTGCTGTTCGGCCACGAGCGCGGCGCCTTCACGGGCGCCACGGAGAAGCACCGCGGCAAGTTCATGGAAGCCAACGGCGGCACGCTGTTCCTTGACGAAATCGGCGATCTGTCGCCTGACATTCAGGTCAAGCTGCTGCGCGCCGTGCAGGATGGCGAGATCGAAACCGTCGGCGCACGCCAGAGCGCCAAGGTCGATGTGCGGCTGATCTCCGCGACCAACAAGAACCTGATCGAAGAGGTGAAGGCGGGCCGCTTCCGCGAAGACCTCTACTACCGGCTGAACGTGTTCCCGATCACCGTGCCGCCGCTGCGCAATCGCAAAGAAGATGTTCCGATGCTTGTCCGCAGCTTCGCCGATCGCTTCGGTCGCGAGCATGGCCTTCGCGGACCCGTGTCGATCAGCCCCGAAGTGCTTGCGATGCTCACGGCTTACGACTGGCCGGGCAATGTTAGGCAGCTCGAGAATGCCGTGTTCCGGGCCGTGGTGCTTTGTGACGACGGGCTTCTGACGCCCGATCTCTTTCCGCAGATCGCGGCGCAGCTGCCGGGCTACGACGTTCGCGAGGCTGGCGCGGGCCAGCGCGTCGCGGTGTCTGACGCGCCGTCGCTCTCCATGCCGGACGTGCCGCTTCAGCGCGGCTTTGCCGAAAGCCAGCAAAGAATCGCAAGCGGCCTCTCGCTCGCCGACCTCGGAGGAACTGCCAAGACAGGCAGCGTCGCCCGCGGAACGATCAATTCGATCGGCGACGACGGTGAGTTGCGCACCCTCAACGAGGTCGAGGAAGAAGTCATTCGCTTCGCGCTGCAGTTCTATTCGGGACAGATGAGCGAGGTCGCACGCCGTCTCGGAATCGGTCGGTCGACGCTCTACCGAAAGATCAAGGACTATGGTATCGACGCCGGACGGGCGATTGAAGTAGAGGCCTGA
- a CDS encoding DUF2312 domain-containing protein — translation MSDTGGVARDQLRAFVERIERLEEEKKTIADDIKDVYAEAKGTGFDTKALRRVISLRKIDKDERMEQEAILDTYLHALGMGPAPSE, via the coding sequence ATGTCCGACACAGGCGGCGTCGCACGCGACCAACTGCGTGCATTCGTCGAGCGTATCGAACGCCTCGAAGAAGAGAAAAAGACCATCGCGGACGACATCAAGGACGTCTATGCGGAAGCGAAGGGAACCGGTTTCGACACCAAGGCCCTGCGCCGCGTGATCTCGCTCCGGAAGATCGACAAGGACGAGCGGATGGAACAGGAAGCGATCCTGGACACCTATCTGCACGCACTCGGCATGGGCCCTGCCCCAAGCGAATAA
- a CDS encoding alpha/beta hydrolase: MRFMIIVVLALAAVLALLAGFTVYQSRQIEARFPPIGTFHEVDGVRMHAVHVPAGPEADLPPLVFLHGASGNLRDQLVAFGDPLKGRAEMLFVDRPGHGYSERGNASNSNPDGQADMVAGLMAKLGIDNAIIVAHSFGSAIAASFALQYPERTGGLLFLAPATHPWPGGVAWFYSIARAPVIGPLFSSVVALPVGMSRIDSSAACVFAPNPMPADYVELTAPQLVLRPRAFRANSTDVANLKDYVGRISPRYPEITARAVVITGNRDEIVLPEIHSRGLERDLPNVELVEVNNLGHKPDYIARDIAIAAIEKLAGGQADLQAMARALEERIADDAEICG, translated from the coding sequence ATGCGTTTCATGATCATCGTCGTTCTCGCTCTCGCCGCGGTCCTTGCTCTCCTGGCCGGCTTTACGGTCTACCAGTCACGCCAGATCGAGGCCCGTTTTCCGCCGATCGGGACTTTTCACGAAGTCGACGGGGTTCGGATGCATGCCGTTCACGTGCCTGCCGGGCCCGAGGCGGATCTCCCTCCGCTCGTCTTTCTGCACGGAGCGAGCGGCAATCTGCGCGACCAGCTGGTTGCCTTCGGTGATCCGCTGAAGGGTCGGGCCGAGATGCTGTTCGTCGACCGGCCGGGCCACGGCTACTCGGAGCGCGGCAACGCCTCGAACTCCAATCCGGACGGGCAAGCAGACATGGTCGCTGGTCTGATGGCCAAGCTCGGCATCGACAACGCCATCATCGTTGCCCATTCCTTCGGGTCGGCGATTGCCGCGAGTTTCGCGCTTCAGTATCCGGAACGAACCGGTGGCCTTCTCTTTCTCGCGCCGGCGACTCACCCCTGGCCGGGCGGGGTTGCCTGGTTCTATTCGATCGCCCGTGCGCCGGTGATCGGCCCTCTCTTCAGCAGCGTGGTCGCGTTGCCAGTCGGGATGTCGCGCATCGATTCCTCGGCTGCCTGCGTATTTGCCCCGAACCCCATGCCGGCCGATTATGTGGAATTGACTGCTCCCCAGCTTGTGCTCAGGCCGCGGGCTTTCCGCGCCAACTCGACCGATGTCGCCAATCTGAAGGATTATGTAGGGCGGATTTCGCCGCGCTACCCGGAGATCACGGCGCGGGCCGTCGTCATCACCGGCAATCGCGACGAGATCGTACTTCCCGAGATCCATTCGCGCGGGTTGGAGCGCGATCTTCCGAACGTGGAACTCGTCGAGGTCAACAATCTCGGCCACAAGCCGGATTATATCGCGCGGGATATCGCCATCGCAGCCATCGAAAAGCTCGCCGGTGGGCAAGCCGACCTGCAGGCGATGGCGCGCGCCCTGGAAGAGCGCATCGCCGATGATGCGGAGATATGCGGCTAG
- a CDS encoding type II toxin-antitoxin system RelE/ParE family toxin, which yields MRVEFTRVAIRDLESLHQHIGADNPVAARRVADRILKAVEVIVKNPGIGRPIDRSDVKEWTIPGLPYVVPYRASNDKLEILRVFHVRRRRPEHWL from the coding sequence GTGAGGGTCGAATTCACGCGGGTCGCCATTCGCGACCTCGAGTCGCTCCACCAACATATCGGCGCCGATAATCCGGTCGCCGCGCGACGGGTTGCCGACCGTATCCTCAAAGCAGTCGAGGTCATCGTCAAGAATCCTGGGATCGGAAGGCCGATCGATCGCAGCGATGTGAAAGAATGGACGATCCCGGGACTTCCCTACGTGGTTCCGTATCGCGCTTCGAACGATAAACTTGAAATCCTGCGCGTCTTCCATGTCAGGCGCAGACGACCGGAACATTGGCTGTGA
- the pyk gene encoding pyruvate kinase: MRRQRKVKILATLGPASSDEAMIRKLHEAGADLFRINMSHASHEIMRDLIGRIRNVEKQVGRPIGILCDIQGPKLRVGKFADGKVQLKAGDIFTLDDKPELGDATRVQLPHKEILEAVQVGHRLLIDDGRLQLEAVKTDSKSIVTKVISGTHISDRKGVSLPDTTLATGALTEKDRKDIDAAIATEEVDWIALSFIQRPEDVAEVRKIVRGRAGLMSKIEKPQALERIDEIIELSDALMVARGDLGVEMPIEAVPGIQKQLTRACRKAGKPVVVATQMLESMISAPVPTRAEVSDVATAVFEGADAVMLSAESAAGDYPVEAVSTMAAIARKVEKDPNYPGIIYAQRPQPEPTGADAISLAARQIAETLNLAAIVCYTSSGTTGLRASRERPQTPILALSPVIQTARRLSVCWGLHCVVTEDAHDLDDMVDRACRITHLEGFGSAGDRVIVTAGVPLGTPGATNMLRIAYISSDGQSAV; encoded by the coding sequence ATGAGACGCCAGCGCAAAGTCAAAATCCTGGCGACCCTCGGTCCGGCCTCCTCCGACGAGGCCATGATCCGAAAGCTCCACGAGGCGGGTGCAGACCTGTTCCGCATCAATATGAGCCATGCGAGCCACGAGATCATGCGCGATCTCATCGGCCGCATTCGCAATGTCGAAAAGCAGGTCGGGCGCCCGATCGGCATTCTTTGCGACATCCAGGGGCCCAAGTTGCGCGTTGGCAAGTTTGCCGACGGCAAGGTCCAGCTCAAGGCCGGCGATATTTTCACGCTCGACGACAAGCCTGAGCTGGGCGATGCGACGCGCGTGCAGCTGCCGCACAAGGAAATTCTCGAAGCCGTCCAGGTCGGGCATCGGCTTTTGATCGACGATGGACGCCTGCAACTGGAGGCGGTCAAGACCGACAGCAAGTCGATCGTCACCAAGGTCATTTCCGGCACCCATATCTCGGACCGCAAGGGCGTCAGCCTGCCAGACACGACGCTTGCCACGGGTGCGCTCACGGAAAAGGACCGCAAGGATATCGACGCGGCGATCGCCACTGAGGAGGTGGACTGGATCGCGCTCTCCTTCATCCAGCGGCCGGAAGACGTCGCCGAAGTGCGCAAGATCGTGCGCGGTCGGGCAGGCCTCATGTCCAAGATCGAAAAGCCGCAGGCGTTGGAGCGGATCGACGAGATCATCGAACTCTCGGACGCCCTGATGGTGGCGCGTGGCGACCTCGGCGTCGAAATGCCGATCGAAGCCGTCCCCGGCATCCAGAAGCAGTTGACCCGCGCCTGCCGCAAAGCCGGCAAGCCCGTCGTCGTCGCGACCCAGATGCTCGAATCGATGATTTCGGCCCCTGTTCCAACCCGCGCCGAAGTGTCTGACGTCGCGACTGCGGTCTTCGAAGGTGCCGATGCCGTCATGCTATCGGCGGAATCCGCTGCCGGCGACTACCCGGTCGAGGCGGTTTCCACCATGGCCGCCATCGCCCGCAAGGTCGAGAAGGATCCCAATTATCCGGGCATCATCTACGCGCAGCGCCCGCAGCCCGAACCGACCGGCGCCGATGCGATCTCGCTCGCCGCACGCCAGATCGCCGAAACGCTGAACCTCGCCGCGATCGTCTGCTACACGTCCTCCGGCACCACCGGTCTGCGCGCCTCGCGTGAGCGGCCGCAGACGCCGATCCTTGCGCTGTCGCCCGTCATCCAGACGGCGCGTCGCCTGTCGGTCTGCTGGGGCCTGCACTGCGTGGTGACCGAAGATGCCCATGATCTCGACGACATGGTCGATCGCGCCTGCCGCATCACCCATCTGGAAGGCTTTGGCTCGGCGGGCGACCGTGTGATCGTCACCGCAGGCGTTCCGCTCGGCACGCCGGGCGCGACGAACATGCTGCGCATCGCCTATATCTCATCCGACGGGCAGTCGGCCGTCTGA
- a CDS encoding TIGR00645 family protein, translated as MKSMELLIERVILSARWILVVFYVGLAAALAIYAVSFIYKLAKVAVDVFTLDDSDMILAMLGLIDAALVASLIVMVMISGYENFVSRFDGTDNDEISWLGKLDAGSLKIKVASSIVAISSIHLLQIFLNMQQYDGTRLMWATLIHLAFVASALLLGFLEQIMTKLKA; from the coding sequence ATGAAATCGATGGAACTGCTGATCGAGCGCGTTATTCTCTCGGCGCGCTGGATTTTGGTTGTCTTCTATGTGGGGCTGGCCGCGGCGCTGGCGATTTACGCGGTGTCGTTCATCTACAAGCTCGCCAAGGTGGCCGTCGACGTCTTCACCCTGGACGACTCCGACATGATCCTCGCGATGCTTGGCCTCATCGATGCTGCGCTCGTCGCGAGCCTGATCGTGATGGTCATGATCTCAGGCTACGAGAATTTCGTGAGCCGCTTCGACGGCACCGACAACGACGAGATTTCATGGCTCGGCAAGCTTGATGCGGGCAGTCTCAAGATCAAGGTCGCTTCGTCCATCGTCGCGATCTCCTCGATCCATCTGCTGCAGATCTTCCTGAACATGCAGCAATATGACGGGACACGGCTGATGTGGGCCACGCTGATCCATCTCGCCTTCGTCGCATCGGCGCTGTTGCTCGGATTCCTGGAGCAGATCATGACGAAGCTGAAGGCCTGA